A stretch of Fusarium poae strain DAOMC 252244 chromosome 2, whole genome shotgun sequence DNA encodes these proteins:
- a CDS encoding hypothetical protein (CAZy:AA3_3~CAZy:AA3~CAZy:AA3_2), with protein MGLYTKLVSDISEVDVIIAGGGTAACVVAGRLAEADPNLSILLIEGGQDNRGVQNIENPVFFLDHLLPTSTTTLFYKSNKSDHLGGRESIVPSGGTLGGGSSINFMMYTRAQRSDFDSWKTPGWTADEMYPFLKKLETYHGPGKPEHHGYSGPVHVSDSTYRSKGSESDFINAASEVGWPEIKDLQTLDANNGIQRWLRYVSKEGRRQDTATAYLHSKIDNDKYPNLHILVESKVVRVLLDDEKRAVGVEYTPNPAFQAQIGPTQHPKLTVKARKLVVVSCGALGTPSVLERSGLGDPSILNKVGVDVKIDLPGVGHEYQDHQLVLYPYKTALQPHETIDTVLRNPHKRQELIDSKDPILGWNSIDISSKFRPTEADVAALGPEFQKKWEKDFKDAPNRPLMLMGLVSCFLGDPSTVPEEQYVTVGNYTAYPYSRGHIHITGPELDDQLDFDVGFLSDEHDIDLKKQVWAYKKSREIMRRTKMYRGEVAAGHPTWPEGSKAASADLKEALSDVKDIEYSAEDDKAIEQWIRNNVGTTWHSMATCRMAPREQNGVVDERLNVWGTKGLKLADLSVAPENVGANTNNTAIVIGEKAADIIINDLGLGQSASRL; from the exons ATGGGCTTGTATACTAAGCTCGTTAGCGACATCAGCGAGGTCGATGTCATTATTGCTGGAG GCGGGACAGCAGCATGTGTTGTTGCCGGTCGGCTGGCAGAGGCTGACCCAAACCTGTCCATCCTGCTCATTGAAGGGGGTCAAGACAACCGTGGCGTCCAGAACATTGAGAACCCCGTCTTTTTCTTGGATCATCTACTACCAACCTCCACCACTACTTTGTTCTACAAGTCCAACAAGTCAGACCACTTGGGGGGACGCGAGTCCATTGTTCCCAGCGGCGGAACGCTGGGTGGCGGTTCGTCAATCAATTTTATGATGTACACACGTGCTCAACGATCAGACTTTGACTCATGGAAGACACCTGGTTGGACCGCGGATGAGATGTACCCCTTTTTGAAAAAG CTTGAGACATACCACGGACCTGGTAAACCTGAGCATCACGGATACAGCGGCCCAGTCCATGTCTCGGATAGCACATACCGTTCAAAGGGTTCAGAGAGTGACTTCATCAATGCTGCTTCTGAAGTTGGCTGGCCCGAAATCAAAGATCTGCAGACACTCGATGCCAACAACGGTATTCAGAGATGGCTGCGATATGTCTCCAAGGAAGGTCGGCGACAGGATACCGCAACAGCCTATCTACACAGCAAGATCGATAATGATAAATACCCGAACCTCCACATTCTAGTAGAGTCAAAGGTCGTTCGAGTCCTTCTTGACGACGAGAAGCGagctgttggtgttgagtaCACCCCCAACCCTGCATTCCAAGCCCAAATAGGTCCTACTCAGCACCCCAAGTTGACCGTCAAGGCTCGCAAGCTTGTTGTTGTCTCATGTGGTGCTCTTGGTACCCCTTCTGTTCTTGAGAGATCCGGTCTTGGTGACCCCAGCATTCTCAACAAGGTTGGTGTCGATGTCAAGATTGACTTGCCTGGTGTTGGTCACGAGTACCAGGATCACCAACTTGTCCTGTATCCCTACAAGACTGCTCTTCAGCCGCATGAGACGATTGACACAGTACTTCGAAACCCCCACAAACGCCAAGAATTGATTGACTCCAAGGATCCCATTCTTGGCTGGAACTCGATCGATATCTCTAGCAAGTTCCGTCCTACAGAAGCTGATGTCGCTGCTCTTGGACCTGAGTTCCAAAAGAAGTGGGAGAAGGACTTCAAGGATGCCCCTAACCGCCCTTTGATGCTTATGGGTCTTGTTTCTTG CTTCCTTGGAGATCCCTCGACTGTTCCAGAAGAACAATATGTCACCGTCGGTAACTACACAGCTTACCCCTACTCCCGTGGTCACATCCACATCACAGGACCCGAGCTTGATGACCAGCTTGATTTCGACGTGGGCTTCCTCAGCGATGAGCACGATATCGACCTCAAGAAGCAAGTTTGGGCTTACAAGAAGTCCCGAGAAATCATGCGCCGTACCAAGATGTACCGCGGTGAAGTTGCAGCTGGCCACCCAACATGGCCTGAAGGATCCAAGGCTGCCTCAGCGGATCTCAAAGAGGCCCTTAGCGATGTAAAGGATATTGAATACTCTGCCGAAGACGACAAGGCTATCGAGCAGTGGATCCGAAACAACGTCGGAACAACATGGCACTCCATGGCTACATGCAGGATGGCTCCTCGTGAGCAGAACGGTGTCGTCGACGAGCGCCTGAACGTCTGGGGTACCAAGGGTCTTAAGCTGGCAGATCTGAGTGTTGCACCAGAGAATGTTGGCGCCAACACGAACAACACTGCTATTGTTATTGGTGAAAAGGCTGCTGATATTATTATCAATGATTTGGGCCTGGGACAATCAGCCTCGCGGCTGTGA
- a CDS encoding hypothetical protein (TransMembrane:7 (o20-38i58-84o90-114i126-148o168-186i206-231o237-257i)) encodes MAGFLVPDHYVVVAPSTTDQLVASIIWGFTIAVGIFSAQKAAKQTWEQYKRTGRFRAYVWMIWAEWTASMVIGVLSWCFLRGYIPPSFWIFFAFLCLWVVQIQCICGIIINRISLLMVDRRNAVKIRWITAVILGLINISVFCIWIPAQLQISQRFHDINFIWDRIEKGIFLVIDAMLHGYFIYLIRIKLIANGLTKYQPLMRYNLVMIFISMSLDLVLIGSMSIGNGFIYVQFHPLVYMLKLHIEMNISALIVRVVRATGDHSSYPDGYEDTELRSKVRAHASRKTGSTRAGGAMFSTAGRNLEVRIDANSEPADSQTKPHQGPGITKVTQTHVQVMDKHDEDDASSQSSTRHLKEPYAYP; translated from the exons ATGGCCGGCTTTCTAGTGCCTGACCATTATGTGGTGGTAGCACCCAGCACCACCGATCAACTTGTCGCCAGTATTATCTGGGGCTTCACCATTGCTGTAGGAATCTTTTCGGCACAAAAGGCTGCGAAACAAACATGGGAACAGTACAAACGAACAGGACGCTTCAGAGCTTATGTGTGGATGATCTGGGCTGAGTGGACGGCGTCGATGGTTATTGGAGTTTTGTCATGGTGCTTCCTTCGTGGTTATATTCCTCCTAG CTTTTGGATCTTTTTTGCTTTCC TTTGTCTATGGGTCGTACAGATTCAGTGTATCTGCggaatcatcatcaaccgaATTTCCCTCCTTATGGTCGATCGAAGAAACGCTGTCAAGATTAGATGGATAACCGCGGTCATTCTTGGACTCATCAACATCAGTGTCTTTTGTATCTGGATTCCTGCCCAGCTGCAGATTTCTCAGCGTTTCCAcgacatcaacttcattTGGGATCGCATTGAGAAGGGTATCTTCTTGGTCATTGATGCCATGCTTCACGGCTACTTCATTTACCTCATTCGTATCAAGCTGATTGCCAATGGTCTCACCAAGTACCAGCCTCTCATGCGGTACAACCTTGTCATGATTTTCATCTCAATGAGTTTGGATCTTGTTCTCATCGGTAGCATGTCTATCGGCAATGGTTTCAT CTATGTGCAATTCCACCCTCTTGTTTACATGCTCAAGCTACACATTGAGATGAACATTTCTGCGCTTATCGTCAGAGTAGTCCGCGCAACTGGCGACCACAGCTCATACCCAGACGGCTACGAGGACACTGAACTTCGTTCCAAGGTCAGGGCCCACGCGTCCAGAAAGACAGGCTCCACCAGAGCTGGAGGTGCCATGTTCTCGACAGCGGGAAGGAACCTCGAAGTCCGCATTGATGCCAATAGCGAACCCGCCGACAGCCAAACCAAGCCTCACCAGGGTCCAGGTATCACAAAAGTGACACAGACCCACGTTCAGGTAATGGACAAGcacgacgaggatgatgcaAGCTCCCAGTCCTCGACACGGCACCTTAAGGAGCCGTACGCATACCCGTGA
- a CDS encoding hypothetical protein (SECRETED:SignalP(1-17)~CAZy:AA9), whose amino-acid sequence MKFSTLALAALSQVASAHYFFDVATVNGQDSASFQYIRDFTRPTKYNPIKFSSNPSADIRDNSFADGEDIVCNQGAASAGANTEVADVKAGDVITFKLGVGAKMGHPGPTLAYMSDAGSDVKSYKGDGDWFKIMEEGVCNAGGDFTKDAWCNYDSPSADVKIPEGTPDGQYLLRVEHIGVHRSHVNQPEHYVSCMQVSVTGGGSGKVDAEMVKFPGAYKDTDEYANFSIYNGAKAFPMPGPKVWSGTTSAGGSTGGSDAPAESPAETPAAGNDAPAETPAAGNEASAPAPEAGNGQQQGGEQQQGNQGGFPGQGNQGGFPGAQNAGANSPCSA is encoded by the coding sequence ATGAAGTTCTCTACTCTCGCCCTTGCTGCCCTTTCTCAGGTCGCCTCTGCCCACTACTTCTTTGACGTCGCCACCGTCAACGGCCAGGACTCTGCTTCTTTCCAGTACATCCGTGACTTCACCCGTCCTACCAAGTACAACCCCATCAAGTTCTCCTCCAACCCTTCCGCCGATATCCGCGACAACTCTTTCGCTGATGGCGAGGACATCGTCTGCAACCAGGGTGCCGCCTCCGCCGGTGCCAACACTGAGGTCGCCGATGTCAAGGCTGGTGATGTGATCACCTTCAAGCTCGGTGTCGGTGCTAAGATGGGTCACCCCGGACCTACTCTGGCTTACATGTCCGACGCCGGTAGCGATGTCAAGTCCTACAAGGGTGACGGTGACTGGTTCAAGATCATGGAGGAGGGTGTCTGCAACGCCGGCGGTGACTTCACCAAGGACGCCTGGTGCAACTACGACTCTCCCTCCGCCGATGTCAAGATCCCCGAGGGTACCCCCGATGGCCAGTACCTCCTCCGTGTTGAGCACATCGGTGTCCACCGATCCCACGTCAACCAGCCCGAGCACTACGTCTCCTGCATGCAGGTCTCCGTCACCGGTGGTGGCTCCGGCAAGGTCGATGCTGAGATGGTCAAGTTCCCCGGCGCCTACAAGGACACTGACGAGTACGCCAACTTCTCCATCTACAACGGTGCCAAGGCCTTCCCCATGCCCGGCCCCAAGGTCTGGAGCGGTACCACCTCTGCTGGTGGCTCTACTGGCGGCAGCGATGCCCCCGCTGAGTCTCCTGCCGAGACCCCCGCTGCCGGTAACGACGCCCCTGCTGAGACCCCCGCCGCTGGCAACGAGGCCTCTGCTCCCGCTCCCGAGGCCGGTAACGGTCAGCAGCAGGGTGgcgagcagcagcaaggcAACCAGGGCGGTTTCCCCGGCCAGGGTAACCAGGGTGGCTTCCCCGGTGCTCAGAACGCTGGCGCCAACTCTCCTTGCTCCGCTTAA